TCCGAGAGCTCTGCGTCTTcgttgtgctgggggccccaggcctgggcgcagtgctgcagatggggcctcacaagagccgagcagaggaGGACgaccacctccctctccccgctggccgcccctttttaatgcagcccagaacacagctggccttccaggcgGCGAGCGCGCACTGCTGGATCCCGCCGCACCCCCGCCTCACCCTGAAGAAGAATAGGATCCCCGATGGCAACACCGAGCTGTGCAGCCTTTCCCCGTTATTCTGAGGATGCCGCCACACCTCCTCAAAACCCTCCCAAAATGCCCAGGACGCCCCAAGCTTcgccccctgccccccccaaaatccccaggGGCCCATCCCCCCAACACTCCCCAGAGCCCTTCAGCTGGCCACAAATTTTCCCAGGACCCCAAAGCTCACCCAGGGCGCCCAAGCTGCTTCCAGCGCGCTTCTTTTCCAGCTCCGCAGGGACGCCTCCCCTGCCCTGAGCCACGGGCAGTGCTGCGGGGGCATCGCCCCGTGCTGAACTGCAGTCCTGGTTCTGCACCGCAATAGAACCGTCACAATCTGGTCCAGGCTTCAGAACAACCACCGTACTGTCCTATTCTCAGGACAGGTGCGGAACAAACGCTCGCTGTGCCAAGCGCGATGGAGAAGCCAGGAGTGAGTCGTCTCGCTTCTCAGCTTCTCCCCCCGCCAGCAACGCCCCCCCGTTGCTATTGGAGTTGCTGTTACTGGAACAGTtgatcagttagtagagagtgCCCCAAAGGCTGCTTGCCTCCAAACGAcgtatgatagaaagctgcagccacacggTGAATCACCGGTGATGgtgcctgttgatcctgagaggATGCCTGCTTTAACCTGGGCGCTTCAGAACCACTGAAAGCCATAGGCACACAACTGCAAGATGAGATACAGGCTACGTCTCAGGGAGAAAGAAGCCGGGCACTGTTAGAAGAGGCTGTAACCTCtaaccatctgcagtcaggataCAAAGCACGGACGTGGGGGGAGGTTGCCCAAGAGTCAATTGACTATGGGAGAAAATATGGTTTCTTCCAGCGGTTTCTTCCTCCAGGAAATTGGAGCCAAGGGAAGTGAGGCTTGCCGCGGCCAGCCTTGCCCCCCGGCCACctagcccaaagctcagtgggactggaagggtctcactgtcagtaaaagcAGGGAGGCGAAATATCGATCATAAGCGTAGTTGTCTCTGGACACTGGGCTGGCACAAGGCTGTTCCACGAGATCTGATGAACGGAGCAGCCACTGCCAGGTTAGAGGCATTCGTTGAGCGGTGGCCGGAACAGAAGCTCAGGAAtctggaggaaagcaaaagcccaGGTGCGAGGGCTTCTCCCGAGGAACCCGAGCGGCTCTCCAAGCCATTAGAAAGCTGCTGTCTTTGCCCCTCCCAGGTGAggggtggatgcatgagaaagctcacagcCAAGGGAAACAAAGAGATCCTCGATGTAACACCTTCTGTGCAaaggcctcaccactcttgccaCTTATCCCTGGGAGTCACggttcagtggctgagaagctAGGGAAAGCCTCTTATCTCCCTGGCCAGCCTGTGTCGATTGACCCGGCTAACCTGCGGCCAGTTTCCCTAACCCTAATGGAATCCCTGAACGAATGTGCttggaaggctaaagacaccccgagaaaggaatagaaaagcaACACTTGCTGGACTGTGCCCTCCTTTGTTAGCCGTATTAACAAAGCCCCAGAAGGGCGAGTCGGTGTCTTGTTGTATGTTacagaagatccccgtgggacctGGATTGGACACAGGAAGGCTGATAGCTGATTTTAACAGCTGTGGTTTGTGACAGAAGATGCGATCACGCTAGAATCCTGAATACACCTCTTGATGACACTTTCTGGTTGCAGCAGTGTTATGTTTTGCGTTGCtgtgggtgtgggtggtgattggtatcGGTCCTCGGAcctgttaaacttcacaactggcTTCAGAGTTCTTAGAGGTCATCCTAGCTTCCTGgtgctccctgcacagtgatagCCTTTCTTTTGAGcccttctttcacccctttttatCAAACTGATCATGACTGGCATGTAAGTCCTCCGCAGcctttccaaattcctaacaaactgggaaatgaatcagGGGACCCATCTAATATCTGTCAGACGTGGGCACAAAGGAAACGTGtcataaagccttttgcactgatgcttttcagtgtcacaccagtccaggagCTCCATCCAAAGCGTGGCTGTTGGAAAGCGCCTAAGCTTTGGTAGGAGACGTGTACGTCTCTGGGATTACTCCTCTTTGATGCTTCCTCCTGTGGGCTATCCTGCACACGCTCTCCTGTGAAAGCCTCTGTAGACTGTAACAGTACTCAAACTTGCCAAGCTAGGATTTCACTCTCccagcatttgaattgctttggaaatgctcaagtggaGAGTTCTCATGGCACGAAATCATCTCAGAGAACACTccatggcaagtccacatacTGTCAGATTGGACTAGGTACGCTTTTGGTGAATTAACTGAAGCGTGCTGTTGTACGGCTCCTGAGAaacaccacagctctgctgaagaatTCCCACCTGGATCCTGGCTTCCGCTGGGAGTTCCTGGctgctggggaaagcagctgagccAAATAGCTCTGTTTGTTTGGCTTACTGATTTGTCATTACTGGTTCTTGTGCAATGCATGGCTGTTGCCAAATGTATGGTTGtcccttttcactttctacctttTCTTCATTGCGTAACATTGGTGCCATCACTGCTGAGGAGTCACCgggtggtgtctgtggcaaattgGGTGGCTCTAATTGTTGCCTACAAATTGGATGGCAATGAAGAGGTTGCTAAACAAATTGCCCGTGGGTGAAACGCCTCCTATTCTGTGTGCCGTTGCCACTCTCGTGTTTGTTCCTTGCGTGGTTCCATGGTGGATTCAACTTATACAAGGACTTGTATCCTCCATGTGCTTTGTAACCACTTCAACTGATGATGAACAAGTCCAACGCATCAGGGCAACctttgtaaccaagcccaagaaatccTTTCTAACAACTGTGTAACGTTTaaccccccttcctccccacccctcttttcccttccgcttactttttctcttttcttcctttctcttttctctttcctcaccACCACGAACGGTCGCTTGCACATCAGTTTCAAGCAGCCTTGTTCTGGCTCCAAGCTTGCTGCCAGGCGCATTTCTTGTGATGAGACTGACTTGTCTAGGAGATGAGTGATGGGTGTTGCCGTGGGGCAaccaacatcactgtgtggacaattgtagctgtttgccttcgcaagagagtgctcaggaccGTTTGCTGGCggaagatctagcctgtgaccaaGTGACTCCAGCTTGCCGTGGGAGACTGGGGGATGATCCCACTGTACCCTGCAGGTACAAGGCGAGATACAAGTGGgcgcctccctgctccctcttatctgctggcaaggcccggaagatgggaaccaAAGGAGTTCCTGCCGAGAtccaaaagccagaagctgtcactccaaaaacaaCTGACTCAACCCCTCTGGACTCACAGATAAGGTGGGACTGCCACGTGGTCACCGTCGTCGTCGACAGAACAACAGTGCCCGACGACCCACCACCACTGAAGATCAAggactgaactatgaaccacgctggatccacGGTGGTGACCatctatctccctcttgcttcctgtagagactccttgcttctcctttcctatGTTTCCTATCgccctccttctcttccccatccccctcattcaaaatactgttcgtcctccccttccccacctccctgaTTAAGATCTCTAATAAACTGGTCGGAACAACATTTCAGCCGTTGTCCTGTAAGCCCCGGGCACCTCCCTAAAATCCTCCTGTCGGCGCTGGAAGGGATGCACTGCCCGCGGCCGGCCTCCCTTTGCTATTTGCTTCGTTTATTCTTTACTTCAGCACGTGGCAGACATCAGCACTGCAAACGGCTGATCAAGCAAGCATCGGCGGTTTCCAACGCACTGATGTTTGAAAGGCTTCGGGAAGCGCTGGCGCATTCCTGTGTGCAGCggggaggaaaaaggagtaACAAGAAAGCACACATGTtggtgttgggttggttttATTGATGACTTACTCCAATTGCTAACAGTTGTTCAAGTAAAATGGGCAAAAGCCCAAGTCcatagatggaaatggcatcaagTCTATCATTATTAGTCGTTCATATTTCATATCACTGTATCACATCAGATCACTATGTTGGCTTTTCATGAATTCATTCCATTTTTTCTCCCcaatttcttcctgattttttaactttttttttcaagatttcaTCATGAATTCACCCAATTCATTCACAAATGTGTGACCAGTTTTTGAtactattcattttttaaagaatgcatCATTTTTTCACACATTCATTGAGTCctatttcactttcttttcacAAATTTACGtctttttttcatacaaattaATTGAACTTTAccttttttcagtctttttctacattttttactttttttccacgatttttttcactttttcacaaATTCTTCACCTTTTCCTACGGATCCATGTATTTTCccctcacatttattttttttttcacctgtttatttcttttttcacaacctttttcatgaatttattatgtttttcatttttcacctttttcacattttttcacttctttccaaATATATTGCTTCTTTTACACTAATTCATGCTCTGTTCTCCCTGTTTAGAAGACGTGAATGAGATCTTGCTGCTCAccaattttttctctttgtacacaatattttcattaggtttttcattatttttttccaaacattccaaacatttttcacaattccatttgttttttcatgGATTCATCACTTTTTTACATGAATTTGTTGCattctcttcagaaattttGCAAgaagtcattattttttcatgttattcttttattttacaaattcaTGGCGCTCTACCTAAGGAATTGTCACGGATATGTCTTGCTTTTAgttggttttggcttttttttactgaatcccgtttttttcttccacaatttCTTCAtgagttttttccttttttcttttttccccacaatttTATCATGaatgaaccttttttttttttttttttttttttttttccaaattttatcatcagtttttttcatgcttctttttttcccatctgaTTAGTCCCTTTCTTCATGGATTCACCGCTTTACATATTCTTCTCACAAATTTAtccattttttccacaattTCATAGTTTTCTGCTACGCACGTTTGTCCCCACTTTGCAGAGGACCTGGCTGAGAGTTCACTGCTTAACAAGCTGCTCCACACCTCGCTGGTAGAGAACAGCCACCacgtggaggtgctgcagcaggacccCTCCTCTCCGCTCTTCTCCATCAGAACCTTCGAGGAGCTGCACCTGTGAGTCCCCCAGCACCTGGCCTCGCATACCCCACTTCCTATAGAACGCCCTGGTTGTGCTTTTTCGCAGGAAAAAGGAGCTTCTGCAGGGCGTGTACACCATGGGCTTCAACAGGCCATCGAAGATCCAGGCTAATGCTCTGCCCATCCTGATGGCGCATCCGTGAGTCCTGACCCCGCAGGAAGGGATGaaccagcccagcccagctgctccGAGTCAGGTGCCCGCGCACAGACCCCAGACTTTTACTGCTAACGTTTCCCTTGCAGACCCCAAAATCTGATTGCGCAGAGCCAGTCTGGGACGGGCAAAACAGCAGCGTTTGTCCTGGCCATGCTGAGCAGAGTGAGAGGCACTGAGAGGTACCCGCAGGTGTGCAGCAGGGGCATGGCCGCTGGGAGGGGCAGAGATCTGggtctgctgctgttgtgtgtgGCTTTGGGGTgttgcaggcagagctctgggTTTGTGTCCGTTTTGTCATTGCTGTTGATTATAATCTCAAGTATCGTCATTGCTGCTCATCGTAAACTCAAGCATCCTGGTTACTGCTCACTGTAATCTCAAGCATCCTGGTTATAGTTTTTTGAAGTCTCTAATATTAAACATCCAAATTGATGCTCATTATAATCTGCAGCTTCCTGGTTGCTAGTTGCTAGTCATTCGTACTTTTCAATGctttttgatgctttttgaTGCCTGCCCGTTGCCTAATacctctcccccccctcccagtGCCTTTGTCTGGCTCCCACTTATGAGCTGGCCCTGCAGATTGGCCATGTGGCAGAGAAGATGGGGCGGTTCTGCAATGACATCAGGGTCACCTATGCTGTGCAGGGCAACAGAGGTTAGTCCAGCCCTGATGAGTGATTACAGCAGTTAGCAATCCCTAAGTGAATATAGGAATGCCTCATAAGCCTTGAAGTGCCAGGGCTTGCTGAAGCTTGCAGAGCTTGCTGAAGGAGCCTGCATTCATGTGTGCTGCTGATAAGGAGCCACCCTGATGACTACTGTCTTCTTTTTGACACAGACACCCATTTTGCTGGTATCTAACCTCAAAAAGCTGCAGGCAAGCACTAAGCTTAAAAGTTGCTGCCTGCAATAGAGCTTCCCTTTGGAACTGAGAAAGTGAGGGACAAACTGACATGAAACACATCAAACTGACAGAAGCACATAATTTGTGGAGTTTCCCGCTGGAAACCCCTTTGCACATCGTTTTGCCCATGCCTTGTCcgttccttccttcttccttgtcCCTTTCTTTACTGTTCCTTGCTTGTTCCTTGTCCATCCCTCTTCTTGTTTCCATTCCCAtgtccttcccattttttttgcCCACCCCTCACCCGTCTCCCATTTTTTGCCtgtatctttttcctttttttggcaCCCTTtgcccctctccttcccttcttttgcAACCCCTCTGGCAGTGTCCCCAGGCACCGTGCTGGAGGAGCAGATTGTCATTGGCACGCCAGGCACCATGCTGGACTGGTGCTTCAAGCGGAGACTGCTCAACATGCGGAGGATCTGCATGTTTGTGCTGGATGAGGCTGACATCATGATTGACACGCAGGGATTCTCCTCCCAGAGCATCCGCATCCAGAGGTGAGTCATGGAAATCTGCTTTTGGCATGGGAAGATGcaaaaggagggaggaggaaggtaAGATCTTTCACAAAGGGCTTGCTTTCTCTAAAATGTGCTggtttgtttgtgcttttccaTAAGATTCACATTCATTGTTAAATTGTAAAATTTTCACCAAAAAGTGCTAATGTACAAAGTCCTAGAGTAAATGAGTCCCAGTGCTATTGAATTCCATGGGCTAACAAACTATCAGTGCTCTTGAGTCCACTGTGCTATGTAGTTCCTCTTTTTAATGAATCCTTAGTGCTAACAAGCTGCTAAGTCTGACGAGTTCTTCTCCTGCCCCAGGGCTCTCCCCAAGAACTGCcagatgctgcttttctccGCCACCTTCAAGGAAAATCTCTGGAAATTTGCCCTGCAAATTGTCTCCAGGCCCATCATCATCAAGCTGCGACAGGAGGAGCTCACTCTGACCAACATTAGGCAGTACTATTTTGTCTGCAAGAACTGGGAGCAGAAGTATGAGGCCCTCTGCAACCTCTATGGCAGCATCACCATTGGCCAGGCCATGATCTTCTGCCAGGTACCTCTCATCTGCAAACTAGTGAGTAACTAGTATTCTGTCTGGCATGTTCAACCCAAGAGTGacctcagtgctgctccataGATTGCCACAATGAATGCAGGGGAAGGATGGAAAGCACACAGCATTCAAAAGTCAGTGTGGTAACAGTGCCTAATAGTTGAGACCACCAATGCCTTGGTGGGCATTGCATGGAAACCATGCTCTGTTTCTTTAACATTTATACTTTGTGTCTAGCAAAGACACTTTGTGATCCAACTTCTTGCCCTGCTGCTTCATTTTTGCTCCTTTGTGTCCCAACTTTCTGCTTGTTGTTGCCTTATTTCGAGGCTCTGTCTATTCCAAAGCACCAGGGGCTCAATGGAAAGGAGCACAGGCATTGGGAATGTGAAGGACTGGCACTGAGCAAGCAAGGATTTGGTAAAGTGATGTATTGGCATTAAGCTAGATGAGTGGTAGTAAGGATTTGGGGAAGTTGAAGGGTCGCTGATTGAGAGCAgcagatgcagagctgctgggaagctCAGCTTTTTCTCACGTACGCAGACCCGCCGGAGTGCAGACTGGCTCTCGGTGAAGATGATTCAGGATGGGCACCAAGTGGCcatgctgacagcagagctgtccATCGTGCAGAGAGCTGATGTCATCCAGAGGTTTCGTGATGGCAAGGAGAAGGTTCTCATCACCACCAATGTCTGTGCGAGAGGTCAGTCCCAAAAACAGACACACTGAAGGGTGAAAATCTGCTTGCTTCCCCTATGAAAATTCCTTTGCTCTGAGCCCTGTTGTGTGGAAATCCCCTCGCTTTGAACAGTTTTAAGCACTTAGGTTTCATGCTTCAAGTTTCCAACCATGCAGTGACAGGCAGAACTTTATCATGAAAGCTGAGGCTTTTCTCagtatgattctgtgaattaggAAAAATTGACCACGATGGGGACTCGAAGGCAAAAGGGATGATAAATGCAAGTTTATTACAGAAAtgatcacaaaaagaaaacaatgatcagaaatgcaaggaaaaattGGTCAGAAAGGCAAGGAAAGAGGGATTAGAATGggaatttgagagaaaaagtgatCAGAAACGCAGGTGAAGCAGTGATCTCATCCAATGTGCACAGCAATTAAGAAGTAGCCTTCAGAAGGGGTTGGGAGATGGCTTTTAGGGTGataaaaagctgtttctgagaaTCCTCTGCCACTCAGGGATTGATGTGGCCCAAGTCACGATTGTGGTGAACTTCAGCCTTCCCAAAGACAGCACGACCTGCCAACGAAAGCCAGCTTCCAGCGTCAGCGGGATGATCAGCAAGCAACAGCTTTTGGAAAGCCACCCTTACAGCATCCTGCACGCTGTTCCCCCATAGGCATCAGCATCGTCTCGGTACATAGTTTATATCCCAGGAATAAAAGCCATCACAAAGAGCAGCTGCTTACCTTTCCGTTTCTTGGATTAGTACTTGCAGCTGCTTGCTCCAGAAGAAGTTGGCCATCGTGTTTCGCTTTCTTTGCTGGAGGAAGCAAAGGaacctctgctgcttcttcagtaGCTTCAATACCCTGTTTAgatttttctatgaaaagaagaaCGCATTATTCAGgttgacaggaaaaaaaaactaacatgACGTAACTGACCATTAGCTAAGGTAAGGAAACACACTACAAGCTTATTTCGGCAACAGTTTGCTTCTAAAATCTGAATTCTGATGACAACAGTAAAGAGAACATGGCTGTGAATTATCCAGAATGCCTTAATTAAAGCAAGTAAAACTACTTCAGGTCGCAGGAGTAAAGGCAGAATTACGTCCTTGTCTTCACACGTAGCAAAGGCTGTAGCTAAGAACCAAACCAGCATTCACAGAATGTTATCTACTGACCTTTCGTGACGATTTTCAGAGGAGTCTGGATAAATTCTGCTGTCagcttgtttatttctgttattcCCAAGTCTGCCTAGGATTAAGAAGTCATAATATTGTCGGGATGATCAGTACTGCGAGTTTGTGATAAGTCAAAGTTGCAGGCAAAATCTTTGTAACTATTTCACACACACAACTGTCTAACATAACTGTATCTTCGCGTTCTTCTGCTGTGCTAAAAGAGGTCCTTCCTCGTTGTTCCGGACACAATGGATCTCGTGCCCTTCAGCGCCAGCACgccctgctgggcagctgtgagCACGCTTCACCTACtactccctgctgctcaacagcacagcagtgcttcagcttACTGAGAGGCGCGTGCTCTTCCAGAGGCCTAGGAGCAAACCCCCAAGGCGTGGGGCCCCGCAAAATGACTCCAAGGGAGGAGAGCAACCTTACAGATAGCAGGAGAGAAGGGCTGGTGCGTTAGGGAACAGCGACCTCCGTGTGTGATGATGGAGCAGCCAATGGAGAGCGATTATATCGtgtttagtt
The Lagopus muta isolate bLagMut1 chromosome 20, bLagMut1 primary, whole genome shotgun sequence genome window above contains:
- the LOC125703187 gene encoding ATP-dependent RNA helicase DDX25-like; amino-acid sequence: MGFNRPSKIQANALPILMAHPPQNLIAQSQSGTGKTAAFVLAMLSRVRGTERYPQCLCLAPTYELALQIGHVAEKMGRFCNDIRVTYAVQGNRVSPGTVLEEQIVIGTPGTMLDWCFKRRLLNMRRICMFVLDEADIMIDTQGFSSQSIRIQRALPKNCQMLLFSATFKENLWKFALQIVSRPIIIKLRQEELTLTNIRQYYFVCKNWEQKYEALCNLYGSITIGQAMIFCQTRRSADWLSVKMIQDGHQVAMLTAELSIVQRADVIQRFRDGKEKVLITTNVCARGIDVAQVTIVVNFSLPKDSTTCQRKPASSVSGMISKQQLLESHPYSILHAVPP